AAAGACCTGGCAAGGCAGGGACCGCATCACCCTGGTGCTGGGGTCCACGTAGCCGGGTTTGGGCTTCTTGTGCCACTCCAGGACCCCATTCCAGACCATGGGTTTGTTGGAGGCTAACTGCTGCCCACCGAGGGCCAAGGCCCCTAGTTGGGCTGGGGAAGGGCCACTCACCCCTTCTTGAGCCATTGTGTCTTCCGAGGGCGGAGCCCCAGGCTGTACAGTGGGCACCAGGCCCTGACCAGGGGCCACTGTGTTCTGAGTCTTTTTCATTgcttccatgtccttttttatgctgatgaagttctctctgagttcatctactcttcccctcaGTTCattgagcatacttataaccagtgttttgaactccgcatctagTAAATTTCTGgtctccattttgttgagttctttTTCCAGAGCTTTGTTCTCTTCTTTGCTTTCGGTCATGTTTGTTTCCTCAAGTTGGCAGCcgccctgtgtttgtttcaaagtattaggtagagctgcttggTCTCTTGGGCTTGGGAGATGGCCTAAGGTAGCAGGTGTCCTGCAGGCTCCAGTGGCTCggcctccccagtcacccaagctgggcactccaggtgcacaccctcctgttgtagttgagccttgactgctgttggcacaTGAAAGGGAGGGGTTTAGCCCCAGGCCAATTGGCTGCAAGGACTGCCTGCCACCACCAAATAAGACCAGCTGTGCAGGGCCCACcgacagagcaggacttactccagcagggctctggtgcccaatGAGCTCACCCCTTGAGCATGTCCCCCATGGAGGAGGTTATGGGGTGCTGACATGATCTGAAGCTGTCTACaaggtgcactggctctggggcctcctgggaggtgcagcccaaagtcagccactgcctgtgttcttccCAAGTGCACCAAGCTAGACCTACAAAGCACTCTGCAGATGGCTATTTGGGCTGAGCTGGGAGGTACCCAGgggaggccaagctgcaaaccacaGCTGGCTGCAggtagtgctgggcctggggccacttagcaagaggaaTGAGGCacgctgaggccagatgctgcgcCTTTGAGAAATTTTAGCAAAGTCTTTAGTGCAGAGAGACCATTCTTATGGCAAAGCCACTGCAAACAGTTTGGGTAGGCCCAAAATTGGGTGGGGCGGAGAATCAGATATGGCGCCCGCCAGCCAGCTCTGTGGAGGAAGGGCTCATCAAAGAACAATGGcgtctgccagcacttttgtctgggacAGAGTTTCTCGGCCTCAGCTCTCGTCCTGacgccagacaattcagttccttttcatttgtccCTGGCGCCCTTTGAGTTGCTCTCCcggtgctggaactcagagcaagtgagtcggATTAAGTCCGAGCGCCGGCCCTTTAAGGGGCACGGCGGAGATTCCAGCAGCGTTTCAGCCCCCCTCAGCCTCCAGTCCCGCTCGTTTTTGCAGccgaagttatggggacttctctccCAGGCACTGGGAcccggggctgggggcttggTGCGGGACTGCGAACCCTCACTCCTCtagggggacctctgcagcccagatatcctgcacccccgccccccgatTTTGacccaccacacgtgggtgtgggaccagagATTCCTCGTCTCTGCCTCACCTACCAGTCTCGACGTGGACTCTTCTTTAAACCTCTGGCTGCATGACTTCCATTCCGCTAGATTTCAGGCGGTTCTGAACGACGCCTGTTTTGCAGCTTCAGTGCAATTCTAATAAGGTTGATGGAGCCAGGCTCCTGTTTTAAGCCCGAGATCTCCTCCCCGAGATCTCAGCCGGGTTAAAGGTCCCCTCCTCCCCGCAGCCTGATAGGTGTTTCCCTCCGCAGTGGCTCCTCCCCTCCCGCTCCGGGGGAGGGGGACGGATGAAGGCACTCCCTCTTCCGGGCTCCTGTATTCTCGGAACAACCTGAAGGGGGCAGTATGACGGTGGCCCTGCACTTGCACACGCGCAAGCGCAATGACAGGGAGGTGCTGCCCGAGTTCCAGCCGCTGGTAACGGGAGGCAGGGTTCCATCGGAGCCAGACGACTGCGCTGGCCCCTCATCCCCAGCGGCAGTTCTCAAAAGTGTTTCCTCACTTTGACAccccttaaaataattttgaaaaatatctatGCACTatcctgggtggcgtagctcagtggattgagtgcgggctgcgaaccaaagcatcgaaggttccattcccagtcagggcacatgcctgggttgcaggccatggcccccagcaactgcacattgatgtttctctctctttctccctcccttccctctctaaaaataaataaaatatttttaagaaatatctaCGCACTTCCTTGCATCATGTTCAGCTGATATCTCAACTTTCTCATAAATTTAAAGTTACAAAGCATGTAATGTCCAATACATTGTATatgctaattaaaaaataaataaaactgcctATACGATTTTTAACATGCATCCAATGAAACTGAAATATCCCATGGATTCCATACAAGCCATAACCTAGTTTAAATATACATGAATTAGCTCCTCTTGATCACGTATTAAGTTTATATTAATTCCCCCAAACTTATACGTCTAGTCCACTTCCTTCCACAGAGTTTTATTCTCATACATTTAGACTCATCCTGGCCATGGCTATTCCCAGAAGTCATGCCAGAACTCCAAGTAATTAGAAGCAGCTGGTGTCCATAAGCAGGGAACTGGCCACAAGAATGTTGTTTTTCCAGGTGTAAACAAGAACAGTGGACTCTCTAAGCCCGAGACCAATGAGTGAGGAAAGCGGGGcagagctggtgggggagggtgccCCCGTTTCTGTAAAAGGGGGTCAGGGGCAGGTACTCACATTTTCTAGTATTTGCACACTAAGCCCCTGAAAGGATACACGGCAACCTAAGGTCGACAAGTCAGCGATGCATATGTGCAGGGAAGTGGGAACTGTACACTTGGAGATGGAAGGATGatgacttttttaaagtaaactttattattttaacaatcaTAGCTTTACAGAGAAATTGCAGGTAGAGTTCCCATAAAGCCTACCCCGTTTTCCTTATTACTATCATCATCTTAGGTGAGTACGGTActtttgttacaattaatgaaccagCTTTGGCAGGGTGTTGACTGAAGTCCGTCCGGattcagatttccttcttttccccaaaaTGCCCGTTGTTTGCTCCAGGACCCACATCACACGTAGTGGTCACGCCTGCCTGGACTCCCTCTGCTGTGACACTGTCGAAGGCTTTCCTTGTTTGGATGACCTTGGCAGTTTTTAAGGACACATCAGGTATTTTATACAATGTTGCTCAATTTGggactttgatatttttctgGGATGAAGACTTTTCACTGTATACCtttaaatagttgaaaaataGCTGCATTATGTTCCTCTATTTCCtactcaaaatttttaaaaagctgagggaactaggaagaagaaaggggagagtaaagagggaggaggggaaggaaagagagagggaggaggggctttGGTGTGGggtggccctgcctggggctcccACTCTGGCCAGTGACATCCAGCTCCCAGTCCTGGCCTTGCCTGGCAGCCCTGGGACCCGCGTGGAGGAGTCTCTATCATGCCCTAGCCAGCTTTGGTTTGTCCCTGGACTGGATGTGGGGAGAACAGAGGCTGGAGAGTCCTTTTGATACCAGGGGTTCCTTGGACTGGAGGCTCTGGGAAAGGTGCCAGGGAGGCGGAGACAGCCTGCCCCGTTTGGAGGGAGTCAGAGTGAATGGGTTCCAGACCACAAGCTCAGTAGCATCTGACCTTGCAGTGGAGCCCGTGGGGGAAGCCGTGCAGGCCAGGACTGGGTGGGCAGCAGGTGCAGAAGGGGGGCCAGGAGGCAAgggctgtgccaggccctggtATGGTGGGGGGCAGCAATGCAGGCGCCTCTGGTGGCtggaggtggtggagggaggCCTGAGGTGAGGGCACCCTGGCCTGGGGCAGCCGTGGGTTGAAGAGGAGGCTCTGCACTTGGGGTCTGGCCCCAGGGTTCTGGGACCAAAGGACAGGTCCAGGAGCGGGGTGTGCTGGAAGCTGCTCAGGGAAGGCCTTGGGCAGTACCTgttgggcggggtggggcagggcgggcagcAGCCTCGGGGCTGCGGCTGCTCTGAGGCTTCAGAGGTTCCCACAGTGCCCTGAGGCTCAGGCTGCTGCAGACACAGCTGGAGCAGATtctgccagggcctggctggTCCTCCAGAATGCGCCCCAGCCCATGGGGTGCCTGCCATACCTGCATCCCGAGCTGCTGCTccagcttctgctgctgaacctgCTTGTGGTTCAGGAGGACCTGCCACAAATTGCTGGTGATGCTGCTCTGGCCAGAGGGGGTGAGGCCCACGATGATCTTCTTGTATGTACAGGAGCACAAGTAGGCACACTttgccaggggggtggggggcatgtgggGGAAGTACACATTGCCCACAAAGCCCTGGCCAATGAGGTGGTGGAAGTGTTTGAGCATCTCCAGGTCCCTGTGGATAAAATGGAACTAGATCTTTCTTGAATTCCGGAGCACAGGGCCCAGTGTGGGCAGCAGCTGCTTGGGGATGAGCTTTGTGAtcagcccctggggcccctgctgTTTTCAGGTTCCATGCATGTTCCACGTAGACCTGGCAAGACAGTCAATGGGCCCTGGTGTTGAGGTGCAGAGGTGGGTTTGAACTTCCTGTGCAAAGTGTAGACCCCCGCAACTCTAGGACCCCACTCCAGCCAGGAGCTTGTTGGAGACTGTTGCCCACTGAAGGCCAAGGCCCCtacctgggctgggggagggccacTCACCCCAACTTGGGCCTCTTTGCCTGCCATGGGTGGAGCCCCATGCTGCGTAGTAGgcaccaggccctggccaggggccAATGTGGACTGGGTCTTTTTTACGGTTTCCAAGTCCTTTTCTACACTGTTGAAGTTCTAAGTCCAACCACTctccctaagttcattgagcatacttataaccagtgctttgaactccgCATCTAGTAAATTTCTGgtctccattttgttgagttctttTTCCAGAGCTTTGTTCTCTTCTTTGCTTTCGGTCATGTTTGTTTCCTCAAGTGGGCAGCCGCCCTGAGTTTGTTTCAAagttattaggtagagctgcttcgTCTCTTGGGCTTGGGAGATGGCCTAAGGTAGCAGGTGTCCTGCAGGCTCCAGTGGctcagcctccccagtcacccaagctgggcactccaggtgcgcaccctcctgttgtagttgagccttgactgctgttggcacaTGAAAGGGAGGGGTTTAGCCCCAGGCCAATTGGCTGCAAGGACTGCCTGCCACCACCAAATAAGACCAGCTGTGCAGGGCCCACcgacagagcaggacttactccagcagggctctggtgcctagTGAGCTCACCCTTTGAGCACGTCCCCCGTGGAGGGGGTTATGGGGTGCTGACATGATCTGAAGCTGTCTAccaggtgcactggctctggggcctcctgggaggtgcagcccaaagtcagccactgcctgtgttcttccCAAGTGCACCAGGCTAGAGCTACAGAGTAATCTGTAGATAGCTGCTATTTGGGCTGAGCTGGGAGGTGCCCACCCAGGGGAGGCCAAGCTGCAGACCACAGCTGGCTGCAggtagt
This DNA window, taken from Phyllostomus discolor isolate MPI-MPIP mPhyDis1 chromosome 7, mPhyDis1.pri.v3, whole genome shotgun sequence, encodes the following:
- the LOC114514755 gene encoding mediator of RNA polymerase II transcription subunit 25-like; the protein is MTESKEENKALEKELNKMETRNLLDAEFKALVISMLNELRESVDELRENFISIKKDMEAMKKTQNTVAPGQGLVPTVQPGAPPSEDTMAQEGVSGPSPAQLGALALGGQQLASNKPMVWNGVLEWHKKPKPGYVDPSTRVMRSLPCQVFVKHSENLKTELWPQKLYMHLFPQQLLASLGPVFRNSRMVQFHFTEKDLDCHRDLYRVLRNGFVGCVHFPRTAPCEVRVLMLQYSSKKRIFVGVIPNDQKAFVTGLRQAIINYKQVQQQKLEQQSGMGA